DNA sequence from the Hippopotamus amphibius kiboko isolate mHipAmp2 chromosome 1, mHipAmp2.hap2, whole genome shotgun sequence genome:
cccatttttacatatgagaaaattgagactccTGTTAGTAAGAGACTTACCTAAGTTATTGCAGCTAGTGAATACTGGAGCCAGACTTTGAACCCAGGACTAGTCTGATATCAAAGTTTGAGTTTATTCTACCATCTGACCCCCTTCTAGAGGCACAATTtgcagggaggggagatgggtCCCCTTGTGAGCTCAGGCAACCCAGTGAGTTGCAGACCCAGAGTGGGTTCAGTGCATAGGAAGGGGGCCCTCTTGTCAAATCCTTGTCTAGGTTTCCTTTTTAGTTCAATTACTGCTTCTAAAAACTGTCCTGGCCTGTTTCGGACCCTTCTGTGAACACTTCTGCCTGGCAACATTTGCATCATGATCCCTGCTAGTTCTGGTTGGCTCCTGACTTTGGCCAATTTTTATTACTATTCAAGAAAGAGGCAGTAGAAAGGAGGAAGTGAAGAGACGGGTGACAAGAACTGGCACTCTTCCAGAACCAGGAGACAGACAATCAAGATGCGTGAAGAGGAAGGAAACCAGATGCTAACGTTAAGGATTAACTCCCTTGAGATTAGTGCTCAGTGTTACTTACAGAGCGTTAACTACATGCTAGGTATGGAGTCAAGAGTTTTACCCCCAATCTTATTTTACACAACAACCCTTTGGGTAGATGTTCTTACCTCAAGTTACtcactcagaaaggttaagtgacttgccactGGTCCCCGAACTAAGggagtggcagaaccaggattccaGTCCAGGTTACatggtctcagcttcctcatcattCTCTAGATTCTTAGGCCTtatgagaaactgaggttcagagacggGATggtgggaggcagagctgggacgaCACTGGGTGTGAGGTTGCTGAAGGGGTGAGACTGTAGAGCTTGAACTCAGGCAAGACCCAGGCTTGGGAGGACTTTTCACCAGTTTAGAGGCCAGGCCACCCCTGTTCCTTGGGAAGGCCAAAAAGTAGGATTTGTTTTCCTCTCCTGTCTGGTTTTCTACTTTTCTCCACAAAGggtttttactttctcctttcaGAATAATAATCCCTTGGGCTGGGCCTTGGCCCAGAAATCAAAGGACTGGCAAGCAGAGAGCCAATGAGAATGAGCCATGTCTGTGATGTCATGAGTTACTAGACAGCAGGGTCTTCCTGGAGTTTCCTAAACTGTGCTTGCTGATTGCTGGAGTAAGCAGGGTGCAGTCTCATCAATTTCCAATGGGGTCCTAGTAGTTCTATCCCTGGGGTAggtgggaaaaaacaaacagggCAGGAACTCTCAGGATCCTGGGGCAGGATCCTTACGTTCCGCCATACTTAATATGTATATGTGCCCTCAAAACTGTATCTAAGGCCAGTAGCTCCAAAGGCTCACTGAGGTCCGGCCACCCCTCCCTGTAAAGCCAGCCAGTCCAGACAGCATGAGACATTCTCCCAGGTCATACAGGCTCAGGCACCATACTCCTGCTAAGATACACCCCACCTTGCTACCCACCCCTGTCCCTGCCTCCATCCCCAGGTAGATATTACCATTCAGAATACTTCTGTGGTCACTGTCAGATCTTACTTCAGATGATGACCACCAAATTCTAGAACTGCTGGGGTGAGAGGTACCTATGTAACAGGCCCGGAGAATGGCAGAGACGTGCTCAGAGGCACAGGGACTGTCTGGGGCAGAGGATGTGCTCCCAGCAGGGGTGGTCCCAGGCCCTGCTCCAGCCTGACATTGTCTGATGCCCTCAACCCACTCCTGAAAGTGGCAAGGCCTCACTTCGCTTTTTCAGGTGGGCTGCATGTTCTGCTGTCCAGGTCCTACTTCCTTCCTTTGTCTCTGATTTCACTACAGGGGTTGGGTGCGTAGGGGGTGAAAACCCCCTTCCCCTAGAGGGCAGCCCTGATCCCCAGGAGATCCTCTGGTAGAGGGAACCTTGGGGAGACCCTCCACCTCAACCCCTCATTGCACAGGTGGGACCGAGGCCCTGAGAAGACAAGGCGCTTGTGCCTGGCTCTTCCCCATGCAGCCTAGGCCCAGGGGCGGCTCCAGGATTTCTACCTGGGAGGGCTATAGGGACAGCACTGTTTGGAGGTAGGGGGTCAGGGGAATGTCTTCAAGCTGCAGGTTCATAGACACTTGTTTGTGCTTAAGGTGTGTTTGTTAGGTGTAGCTTAGGGCGAGGGCTGGAAATGGGGGGGCACATTCCCCCACTCCCAGCTAGTCCTCGGGGCAGTCACCTCTGCAGACTCTCCTCTGATCTATCTCCTCTCACCCCCAACAGCAAGTGCAGTCGTGGAGCCCTGTACACAGGCTTTTCCGTCCTGGTGGCTCTGCTCCTGGCCGGCCAGGCCGCCACCGCCTACTTCCTGTACCAGCAGCAGGGCCGGCTGGACAAGCTGACGGTCACCTCCCAGAACCTGCAGCTGGAGAGCCTGCGCATGAAGCTTCCCAAGCGTGCGTGCCCCACCTCTGTCCTGacactccccacctccaccccccccgCACCTGAGACCCCTCATCCCTGCACCCAGCTGGGCCCGCTGTCCTCTCCCTCTGGTCTGGAATTCCTGCCCCTCATCTGGGTCTGAGATCTCAGCCCCCAGACCTGAGTGCCCTCTTCCCTGGGCACTGGGGCTGCACTCATACTGTACTTTCTGCCCCCACAGCCTCCAAGCCTTTGAGCAAGATGCGGATGGCCACCCCCATGCTGATGCGGGCACTGCCCATGGAAGGCCCGGAGGTAAGGCCAACCCCAAGGCGGTGGAAGAGGGAAGCGTTATCTAACCTGGATAGAGGGCAGGTGCCGAGGGGTAGGGGAGGACAGCTGGCCCAAGAAAAGCACAGCTGGAGAGGGGTCCTGACTGCTGGGACCCCTCCCTCCTactgggggaggaagaggagttccaggggtgggggaggaaggagcctCTTGGGGCCCTCCCTGGGAGAAGGGCCCAGCCGGCTACAATTTATAGTGCTTCTCCTTTCCCAGAGCATGTCACATCCCTCCTATTCTCCAAGCCCTTGATATCATATATGGATAACATTTCTGATCACAAAACTGTCCACAAAGTCTTGGGCAGGAAAGCTTATGCAGAGTTGATGAATAGGATACTGAGGCGGGAAGGTAGTGATTTCCTGGAGCTCTCACATTTGGAGATGGCAGAGATGGGCCTGTTGAACATCTGGGAATCCAGACTCACGCAGACCCCAGCTGCTGGCTCTGCTCTAGGGCCCCTCCTCCATGGGCGAGTGCTGGAAaccctccattccttccttccttccacagccCATGCAGAATGCCACCAAGTACGGCAACATGACACAGGACCATGTGATGCACCTGCTCCTGGTGAGTGGAACCTGGCCAAGCAGCCCtgacctccccccctccccatccccattaGCCCCTGGTGAGGCTGTGTTTCAAGACCTGGCTCACAGCAGGCATTCAATACGGGCTCACCAGATTAGTGAAGGAACACAAGTGTGGCCCTTAAACGTCATACGACATCCAGCACCCCCACTCCCCGTTTTGTGTTTGAGATGGAGAAACCAAGGCCCAACCTCTGGAAGTGACTTGCTGAAGATACccattttttccttcccaaatatttactgcatgtctgctcagtgccaggcactatgcaaGGCCCTGGACCCACAATGGGGAGCAATCAGATCCAGCTCCTGGCCCCATGGAGATCTCACGCTAGCATGGGAAACAGACAAGTGACCAGGTGATGAGGGATGTGCAGGGGGCTTTGTGAGGAAAGAGGCCAAGGACCCAATGTAGCTGTGGCGTAGGGATGAGGTCAAGGAAGTCCTCCTGAAGGAGGTGAGACCTGAAAGATGAACAGGAGTTTGCAAGGAGCAGAAGACTGAGGGTTATTAGTAGAACTGGGCCTGGAACTGGGTCTCCCAACTCCTAGCCCTGGAGTCCTGTAGCTGAGCAGCCAGGTTACCCGCACCACCTGtaccacctcccctccccgctAGCTCCAACAGGCTCAGGTCTGGGGTCCACCCCTCAGAGTGGACGACCAGAACATGGGCTGTACATTTAACCTTGCCTGCCAGGAAGCTTTTAaaccttccttcctgccttgctACCCTGCAGAAGGCTGACCCCCTGAAGGTGTACCCGCAGCTGAAGGGGAGCTTCCCAGAAAACCTGAAACACCTTAAGGACACCATGGATGGCATGCACTGGAAGGTCAGCAGCTTTTCCTGCACTGGTACCCTCCCTCTCCTGAGGTCTAGAGCAGCCCTGGGAAGAGGCAGGGTGAGCAGGGAAGCCATTTTCAAGAAGCTGGAGACGGCTTACCAGCACCTAGAAAGCTCCAGCCATGGCAGAGTGCTTGGAGTTGAGGAACCACCTCGATCAAGCCCTGTGGGGTCTCTAAGGGGGGAACCAGGCTCTTGTTGGCGCTCCATGTCCCTGTCCCTAGGGACAAAGTCAGGCAAGGTAGGAGAGGGCTACTGGGCCTGACCTTCTGCCTTTATCCCCATTAGCTCTTTGAGAACTGGATGCATCAGTGGCTCTTGTTTGAAATGAGCAAGAACTCGCTGGAGGAGAAGCCCTTTGAGGTTCCACCAAAAGGTAGAGGGAATGGGAGCCTTGGGGAGGCAGGGTTTCTGGGAGCTCCCTCAGGGGTGGGGCCTTGGGCGCTCCCTGATCCAAGCACAGGACTCTCCCAGCCTCTCAGCGCTCACTCCTGTCTCTCCTGCCTATTATTCTGGGCTTGGCTGCCCCTAGTCCCCATCCTGTCCTGTCTTCGGGAGGTGACCTTCCTTATGCAGGATGGTACTTAACTGCACAAGAGGACCTGCAGCAAAAACCACCCAAAGCATCCCAGGAGTCATGGCAGTGACCTTCCCCACCCAGCACCGCACCCTGCATGAGAGGGCTGGGCTCATAATTCCCACCCATCCGAGGGACAtctcccaggtcacacagccagcgaGTGCTAGATAAGACGGCCTGTATACCAGGGTTTTCTGCCCTAAAGCCTTTACAGATACTGTGTTTTCATCCTGGTGctaatttgctgtgtgactttggacaagtctcttcccctctgggcttcagtttcagAAGTGGAAGATCAACAGcccacccctccctgggccccaggatTCTCCATCATAGATTCGTAGAGGACACCTTGGATGCTATCTCAACCAACTCCCAGCTAATGTTTGAATCCCCTCTATAACATCCCCATCATATGGTAACCCCCATTTCTACTTGGATACCCCCAGTAATGGAAGCTCAGACTTACCAAGGTGTCCATTGCTTTTCTCTAGAAATCAGAATCATAGGTGCAATTCTAAACTCTAGCAGGCATTGAGTGTTACAAGAAATCATGTTCTGGGATGAATTAGCCACACAGccattcatttcctctttgatcctgGACCTTGTTGGTCCAGacctcagcttctccatctgtgCATTGGGTAGAGCAAGTACAGCCACTTAGACAGACGGCATTAGGCCCACAGCAGTGGTATGTGGATCTCTGGTTCTGCTGAGACCCTGGCCCAGAGCCCGCTCACTCACTGTGTTCACTGTGCCTGTCGCTTCAGTACTGACCAAGTGCCAGGAAGAGGTCAGCCACATCCCTGCCATCCACCCAGGCATGTTCAGGCCCAAGTGCGACGAGAACGGCAACTATATGCCGCTCCAATGCTATGGGAGCATCGGCTACTGCTGGTGCGTCTTCCCCAACGGCACCGAGGTCCCCCACACCAGGAGCCGCGGGCACCATAACTGCAGTGGTAAGCAGTGGCCACTGTGCCAGGAGCAGGAAGAACCAGGAAGGCTGAGGGACAGGAGGTCCCTCCTGGCGCACATGGGGCCAGGACACTCGAAGTGACAACTCCTGGGGGGCAGCCACTCAGCCATGCATCCATCCACCTGTGCATTCTTACCTATTTGTGTATTCATTGTTTCTGTCCTTATGCCCACATCATCTACTTATTCATTCAGCCTTCAATCCTTCCACTCTATCCACCCACGCATGCATCCAGGAGTCTCCAGATCCACCCCTCTGATGTCATCACCCCTCCCTGGCCTTGCCCACTTAACTCCCCGGCCACACTTCATTGCCACTTACAGCCATCCGGCAAGCGTCCTTCCACTCATGTCTGTTTTACCAAGCACCAGGCTTGTGGCGAGGTTGGGAAGAACCAGCCCACCCAGGCCCCTCGCCAACGGGTGCAGGAGGCTGGACTGCAACTAACAAGTGGACTCTCTGCTCCTTTGCAGATCCACTAGAAATGGAGGATCTGTCATCCGGGCTGGGCCTGTCCAAGGCGGACTTCACTCAGGGTAAGGGCCCCTGCAGGGCAGCTGGTCCCCAGCAGCTTATCCCTAGAGGGGCCACCTCCCTCGTGGGTGGGTGGCCCTGGGCTATTCTCCAACATCCAGTTCACAGATGAGGACCAGGGTCAGGGATTTCAGGGCCCACGAGGGTCAGTACTTGTACCCATGCAGGAGGCAGTGGAGAGTGAAGAGTCCTCGTCTGCTCTGAGGTCACAGAATgctgggaaggagcagggacAACAGGTGACTTCAACCTAACCTGCTGTTTCTCTCTCCGCAGTCATCCCGTGAGCACAGCAGACACAGACGCCAGCACCCAGCCAGCCCTGCATGGCCACagcttccctgccccccacccgaGCCCCTCTCCTTCCTTTACACACACCTCCCCTGCCGTCTCCCATCCTGCACCCCATTCTGAGACTGACGCCTGGCTCTCCATCACCCTTGGACACAACAAATCATCAGAGTGGCATAGATTAATGACGCAGGAGGGCCCTGCTGCCCAAAACCCCATCCACTAGCAGGGGCGCAAGGCCCATGGAGGTGGACCATGAACTAGGCTGACCCCCACTTCTGACACCACAGCAGCCTCTGACATGGAGCTCCAAGATCTAGGCCCACTGAAGAGGTGGGCAGGTGCAGGAAGAAGGGATGACACTGTCCCAAGCCCCAGGATGAACACCTctgctctccccttccctcctggccCTGGCGTTCCAGCCCATTTAACTGGTGAGATGAGCcacccttttcctctccccagcaTCACCCATCCAAGAAGAACCAGCCTCTCCGCCCACAGCCCCTCCTTTCTGCCAACCCCCAGTTCCCTCTGCGCAGCCAAGCTTGTCATCAGCCCTCAGGGCCACGGCTCCTGTGAGAATAAAAGGTAGTGAGTAGAACACTCCTGGCTCCCGGCTGTTCTGTTGGGTCCGGTTCACTTACTGGAAGGGTAAACTGAAGACCCTGAATCCTGTGGTCTAGGTGGGAGGACACAGCCCAGGGAGTCCAAACACAGATGCCTGTGGGACCAGGCCAGGCGGGGTGGGCTGCAGTCTctggacacagacacactcagTTTCCGTGTTTCACATACAGGAACATTCTCTACCTTCAAGAAGAAATAGGCTCTTGCCCATAGTTCTTTAGGCACAAGCTCCTCTGGGTCCAAATTCTCATGtccccattttcatttctatgctAAGAACAGTACAAGTGTGATGACAGATGGCAACAACACAGGCCCCTGTGTGTCCTAGTTAAGGGGTGGCCGCTGCACAGCCCCAGCTGCTTGTTGCCGTGAGGAGCTGAGGCCTCTGGGTCAGATTTCTGGACTTTTCAAGAGGAGTCCTAAATGAAACTGTTCATTGAAATCTCTCCATTTCTAAGTTCGAAGATTTGCTGTGGGTCAAAGGAGCCCAACAGGACACTGCTCTGCGGCCTCTGCTCTCCACCAACACACTCAGGGGGAGACAGGCTCCATGGGGGAGGGCCTTGCCCGGGGCCCCAAGTTCAGGGTACAGCCGGATGCCACCCTGGCTCTCCCAGACCTCCCCAGCCAGTGCTCTGTTTCTGCACGGCCTCTCGCTATCTCTAGCAGAAGGCTAAAAGCCTTGGAGAATGCTCCACTCCTTGGGTGCCCCACACTGCTCTGGGCCCAGGGAAGTGGGCCTCTGCATCACCAGCCATCGCAAAGTGCTGTGGACGTCACCCTGACACATCTTTCGAGTTCCTCCACTTCTTGCCTTCATCACTGCAGAACCTTTGTTACCTGGACACATGGACAACTCAGTCCTAACTGGTCTTCTGGCTCCTACTGTGCCTGCCAGCTATTCTCCATCAAGTACCTTAAGAGGGCCTGCCTGCAGCCTGTCCTAACTTCCAAAGGTGACTCAGAAGGCACCCCCTTCCATTTCTTGCTTCTGGGTATCTGCCTGACCTACCAAACCCAGCAACCAGCCATGGAAACCAACCATGACCATGCCTGAGTTCCCCCTTAGCTtggatgccacctcctccaggaagccttccccacCCCAATTCAACACCAGGGTGCTTCACTGAGTCTCCTTCTCTGGCAAACAGTGTGTCACTCACCACAGTATCCCAAAGCCTTgaaacacagtcaaaaataaatcctgagctggacttccctggtggcgcagtggttaagaatccgcctgccgatgcagggcacat
Encoded proteins:
- the CD74 gene encoding HLA class II histocompatibility antigen gamma chain isoform X2, whose amino-acid sequence is MEDQRDLISNHEQLPMLGQRPAAQESKCSRGALYTGFSVLVALLLAGQAATAYFLYQQQGRLDKLTVTSQNLQLESLRMKLPKPSKPLSKMRMATPMLMRALPMEGPEPMQNATKYGNMTQDHVMHLLLKADPLKVYPQLKGSFPENLKHLKDTMDGMHWKLFENWMHQWLLFEMSKNSLEEKPFEVPPKDPLEMEDLSSGLGLSKADFTQVIP
- the CD74 gene encoding HLA class II histocompatibility antigen gamma chain isoform X1, which produces MEDQRDLISNHEQLPMLGQRPAAQESKCSRGALYTGFSVLVALLLAGQAATAYFLYQQQGRLDKLTVTSQNLQLESLRMKLPKPSKPLSKMRMATPMLMRALPMEGPEPMQNATKYGNMTQDHVMHLLLKADPLKVYPQLKGSFPENLKHLKDTMDGMHWKLFENWMHQWLLFEMSKNSLEEKPFEVPPKVLTKCQEEVSHIPAIHPGMFRPKCDENGNYMPLQCYGSIGYCWCVFPNGTEVPHTRSRGHHNCSDPLEMEDLSSGLGLSKADFTQVIP